The sequence aaaaaataaaaaaaatactgttgaaaaattgtggtCATATAGCAAAAGGCACGTAACGAATATAAAGATCAAAACAAAATAGTACGCAATTGTTTTGTAAAGATCTTGTTTTAGACCGTCTATTtacttcatacaaatttgttgttTACGATCGTCAGTCAGACAGTTTAGCTGAAAAACCGGTTTCTTTAATTGTGTGGtgaattttgaatattattgtttgttatttgtgaaactttttcaaaaatgctcaatttgttttgtttgtaaaagCTTCCATGAATTGCACGTACAAGTAAGTATTTTACGTGTATTTcaagttttgtttttctaaCTCAAAAAAGATGTCGTCATCTTAACCAAAATCAAATACATTTGTACGACAATGAGAGATATTTGTGTGGAAAAAAGAACTTCAGCATGCTACACTTAAGATCGGCAGTAGTTATATTCAAAGTTGGCTACCGATTTTAAAAGGTTATAGGGTATCTTTAACAGTAATTATTTCGATGACGGTATTTTAACGGTCCCGGTATTTgctgttatttcggtaacggtattttaataataacggtAATATcttcttaaattaaattatcaataaaattcataaaatttaaaaaaaaagttaacaaatgtttttttattgtaatgcACTTCCCCAGTAGAGTGTTTTCAAATTCGTTAAGACCCAATATGATTATAATGCActcaattattaatatttattttgagctTATTTAAATAACGTAACGACGTACTAACgaaaaatgtttcttatttttttttatttgtagatcgtttaacagTTTCCTAAAGTGTAATTCCAAAATAGCTTTCAATTTCTAACACAAAGTTATAGGTTTTTATTTAACGAAAAACAATTCAGTCGTTCAAACACATTTTAACGGAAAACAACTTAAAGTGCTTTAATTAAAATACGGTTATAAAGAAATTGACCTCttattaattatatattaatcaaaaaataataaaaatacaacaaaatgcagaaaaatattttggctTTAATCGGTATTTTTGCCTTGTGTTTAGTGAACAGTGGTAAGTGTGAAATGAAAACCTTATGTTAACAAAAAATGGCGTGggaattttattccaaaaaatatggaactttttttgaaaacaataaattgcgttgttttaaaaaactgaaaaggtgttaaatttgtgaaaaattcctTACAATATATAACAAAACGTCGACGTATAaagtttgttgaaattttaatactaatgaaaatgttaattatttatacaaatgaaaaacattttacaacttttttagttaaataaattaaaaaaactcacCTTACAGAGGAGTTGAGATCATCTATTTAAATGATAtttgtaaaaatcaaataaaaagctcgtaaatatataataaattgctttttgtattataagtagttttgaatatatgtagatatgtatgtaaCAGACAAGTCGTAAATTGTTGTTCaaggtttaatttaaatatttaaatttacttacAGCAAGTAATACATTTattatgttatttatatttgtgaccATGCTTTATTGGAGACATACatactattaaaaaattctgaataatTGTATTACTTTCTAttcaaatcaattaaaatattctttaatttcTGGTGACCGCAATGTTTATGTTGTGGGAGAAAAAATATTCGAAgaatgctaattttttttaaatatgaaagaaACTATGTAGTAGTTCAAAGATTAATAATAACACTGgactaataaaataataaaatttgatgcATGACCTTAAAATTgtagaattcaaatataattattCTTTAAACCGTTAGAGGGTTAAATGTTGAATTGTAGTTTCGACATATTTAATCGTAGGTATTATACTGAATGGTCATAGGTGCTTATGTATTCAaagtttagtttcaatcgtaggcctttatgTATTCTATGTTTAACTCTAATCGTAGATCCTTATGTAGTATAAGTTTAGCTTTAAACCAAGGTCTTTAGGTAGTGTAAGTTTAGCTCTAATCGTAGACCTCTATGTAGTCTAGCTTTAGCTTTAAGccaaggtctttatgtagtgTATGTTTTGCTTTTAACCAAGATTTATGTAGTCTATGTTTAGGTCCAATCGTAGGTCTAAGTGTAGCTCCAATCTTTAAGCttttaggtctttatgtagtatAAGTTTTCCTTTAAACCAAAGTCTAATTGCCTTAAACCAAGGTATTTGTTTAGTCTAAgtttagctccaatcgtaggtctttatttagtctaaGTTTATCTCCAATCGTAGGACTTTATGTAGTCTAAGTTTTGCCTTAAACcaaggtctttatttagtctaagtttagctccaatcgtaggtctttatgtagtctaagTTTTGCCTTAAACCAAGGTCTTTTTTTAGTCTAAgtttagctccaatcgtaggtctttatgtagtctaagTTTTGCCTTAAACCAAGGTTTTATTTTGTCTAAgtttagctccaatcgtaggtctttatgtagtctaagTTTTGCCCTAAATcaaggtctttatttagtctaagtttagcttcaatcgtacaCCTTAATGTAAATGTAAACCTTTATTTAGTCTAAGATTAGCTTTAAAccaaggtctttatgtagtctaagTTTAGCTCTAATAATTAAATGCAAACCTTTATTTAGTCTAAGATTAGCTTTAAaccaagtttagcttcaatcattagTTTTCGTGAATTCGAAgtttagctccaatcgtaggtttttataTAATCTAAGTTTAGCTCCAATCGTCTTCACGTAGTCTAAGTATAACTTCATTCATTGGTTTTTATTAGTCGAAGCTTAACTCCAATCGTAAGTATATAAGTAGTTTAAGTTGAACTTTAAACGTAGGTTTCTATATAGTCAAAGATTAGCTTTAAACTTAGTTCATTatgtagtcttagtttagctttaaatgTAATTCTTTACGTAATCtaactttagcttcaatcataagtcCTTATGTATTCAAAGTTTAGCTTCTATAGCAGGTCTTTATGTATTCGAATTATAGCTCCAATCTTAAGATTTTGTGTCTAAGATAAACTCTAATTATGTATTCTATGTTTAACTCCAATCGTAGATCCTTATGTAGTCGAAGTTTAGTACAAACATAGGTATTTATGTCgtctaagtttagctttaaaccaaggtctttatgtagtcttaGTATAGCTAGCaccaatcgtagatctttatgtaGTCTAAATTCAGGtccaatcgcaggtctttatatagtctaaacttagcttcaatcgtacatTTCTATATTTAGTCTATGATTAGGTTTAAACGTTtgtctttatttagtcttagtttagctttaaacgTAGGTTTTTATATATACTGAGTATAGCTTTAAACTTAGGTCTATATGTATACTAAGTTTAGCTTTaaacgtaggtctttatgtttaCTAAGTTTAGCTCTTTGTGTATACTAAGTTTAGCTTTAAACGTAGGTCTTTATGCATACTGAGTTTAGCTTTAAACTTCGGtctatatgtatattaagtTTAGCTTTAAACGAAGCTCTTTATGTATACTAAGTTTAGCTTTAAACGTAGGTCTCTATGTATACTAAGTTTAGCTTTAAACGTAGatctttgtttacttttaaacGTAGATGTATTCCaagtttattttcaaatgtagATCCTTATGTATTCTAAGTTTATCTTCATAATTTTTCGGGAAAAATTAAACTGATaaatatctattttttatacacaattaatacataaacatttaattaaacaatctcaatttaatatttacagcCAATGCCATCAAATGTTACCAGTGCAAATCTCTGACCGATGCCAACTGTGCCAATGAAATGATCGATGAAACTTCAAATATTAGAGTGGTGGATTGCGACACAGTACCCAAACCCAATTTAATGGAACAATTAATGCCAGTGACCAAATGCAACAAAGTTGTTACAAGTGGTGAGTGAAGCATGACATACATTCAATTTCCATATTTGATTtgggaaaattttgaaatgattgcaaaaattcataaaccaaataaaaataaacaaattgaaattcaaaGCAACAATTCATATTGAAATCACCCCCAAAGACACCCGGTATATCATCAAACTCAAACATGAACACCTTTAAAAACAATGATGTGATGTCATACGAATATTGGCATtgagaatttgtttttgttaataagaaaacacatttattttgggcgttaaattatttataacaaaatctatttaataaaagaaaaataatttacatacttaaataatttaaaagcaaGTTTGGAATTTGCCTTGTTGATTTTGTGTCTAAAGTTGAAAAGTTTGCTCTATCTGTTTAGTATATTCACCATACCTGttagtttttaaaaagctttttattaattactactattatttattattattattattttattcatttcagACAAAGCTGGTGTTATTGTCTCACGTGACTGTCACTTCCAAGTTGTAGGCACAAAATCTGATGTTTGCTCTGTTTCCCACAGTCGTGAGGTCGAGAAGTGCCATATTTGCAGTGGTGATTTATGTAACGCCTCCTCAGCTGGCCGTTTTATGGCCATCGGCTTGACTGCCATTTTAGCTTTAGTCTCTATGCATTACGTTTTCTAAATTAAGTACCACaatacaaattacaaattttatttaatgtttgatATATTGGTTTTGTAAATAgctgttttgaatttaaaaataaataaaattccttaaaaatacaaaatattttaaagaaaaacgaataaaaatcctttaaaatgtATTGGTTTGGTTTGAAATTTGAAGTTACAAGTAGACGATGTAAGGTTATTTGTcaacttttcataaaaatattcgatttttggcacgaaataagagtgatcaaaGATTAAGCTTATTTCTCGAAAAACGGTGTATTACAGAAGTTTAGACGGTTTATGTTTTGTAATCTAAGCTTGGATCTTTATTTATCATAAGTTGAGCTTCAAaattaggtctttataaagtctaagTTCTTTTTGTAGTTCAAGTTTAGCTTCCACTATATGACTTTTTGTAGTCTAAGTTCAGCTACAATTATAAGTCTTGATATTCACGATGCTTAAGCTTAGCTTTAATCGAAGGTCTTAATATAGTCCAAGTTTAGATTCCATTGtactactttttatatatatttcaagtATAGCTCCAATCGTAAGTCTTGATATAGTCTAAGTTTAACTTCAATAGAAGATATTTATGCTGCCAAAATTTACCTAAATCGTAGGTCTCTATATAGTCTAGATTTAGCTTCCATCGTATGTCTTTTTGTAGTCCAAGTTTAGCTCGAATCGTAAATCTTGATACAGTCTTTGTTTAGCTTCTAAAGTTTTAGATTAGAATCTAAACtataagtttagcttcaatcataggtcttcatAAAGTCTATGTTTAGTTTCAGTCGTAGGTCTGTATGCTTCataagtttagctttaatcatagttattaataaatttaatttttatcttcAATTGTAGGTTTTTATGCTTCATAAATTTAACTGCAATTGTAGGTCTATGTATTCtaagattagcttcaatcgtaggtctttgtgTAGTCTAAAGTTGGCTTCAATCGTAAATCTTTCTgttataggtctttatatagtcgaaGTTTAGCTCCaaccgtaggtctttatatagtcttagtttagcctCAAACGTaagtctttatgtagtctaagTTTAGCTTAAATAGTAGGTCTTTAGAAAGTTTAAGTTTACATCGAAATTACGAAATCCAatgttatatttataaaaatcccaattgaaattgagatatCGAAATTAATAGGTATGTTCCGACACTAGAACTATTGTCCAATCACATGGAAAAATTGACGGGTACTTTGTTTCAATTATTCACAGCACTGGAAACATACATTTTTCGAAGATCATTTACATCAGTTGTTTATTGAATTCGCCAGtgctataaacatttttaaaatttcacacttttaataaaaaatttactagttttgattgaaataaaagaaaaaaacatttcaattcataattttattaagtttgatTTAGTCTAAATAAATCTGTTCACTTTAGTATAATCTTGCTATTTGAACTCTCAAGAGTCTTGCTATTTCGATTTACAGAACACCTCatgtattttataaacataataatttaaaaaaaataacaaacattcaCCCTTATTCTGGTTGTCGTCGTCGTTTTTCGTTTCAATTTCTCGAcatcaatttttcttttttcaattttaatttgtgttttcttattaatttctatttatcaattatttttgttcaatcagcctaattatgaaaaaaaaattccccgggagttttttcccttttctcatttttcatattcaaattctatgttaaaaaaacgaCAAGGGAAAAATCTCCcggacaattttttttcataattgggctgaatattaattttctattctgaaattcaatttgtgttttctcaatattaacTTGGATTTCTGAAtatcaatttgttttttcttaatattaactGGCTTTTTCTCagtattaatttgaatttctaGGTATACCTTTCTAGGTTTCAATTTCAACTCGAAATGGTGTAGTCAAAAAGGAATgacttctttattttttaaataaattatatataattgttgttttttccaTAGTACTATGGTTTTTTCTGTTAGAACCCCTAAtttaaatagtaataaaaatgcataaattatatatacttaaaaaatttataaatttatttggtttacataaaaaatatgtaattttcacggcaaatgtataataaatttattttacaatataattatATAAGCATAAACCTACATAATTTGTTGCTGAGACGGATTTAATCTCGAGATtctataatttgtaaaaaatatagtcgacaaacatataaaaaatacttgATAATTGTATGAATACAACATGGAATGTTACTAACAGAATGTGGACGGCATAAAGTTAAGTATGTTAATTAAcataataatgttaaaaactataaaatgctacattaaattaatattcGAAGAAGGCACGAAGTTATTttctagtttagttttttaaaaaggacTTATACAAACGATCCTTTTAGTTGTACTTGTTTACTGCCTTAAGAACCAAGCCACTGTTGTCACAAT comes from Calliphora vicina chromosome 2, idCalVici1.1, whole genome shotgun sequence and encodes:
- the atilla gene encoding UPAR/Ly6 domain-containing protein CG9338, which gives rise to MQKNILALIGIFALCLVNSANAIKCYQCKSLTDANCANEMIDETSNIRVVDCDTVPKPNLMEQLMPVTKCNKVVTSDKAGVIVSRDCHFQVVGTKSDVCSVSHSREVEKCHICSGDLCNASSAGRFMAIGLTAILALVSMHYVF